The following is a genomic window from Corynebacterium incognita.
GTTGAGCATTGGAGGTCCCGGTATGCAAACCAGTCGGCGGTCGGCCGGCTGAAGGCGCACCGGTGAAACTACGGCCGCCGGGCTGTGGAGCAGTGGTCGGTGGAACACTGCCCATGGCCCCCATGCCATTCAACCCTGGTGTGCTTTGAGACATGGAGGCAGAGATTCCGCCCTGCGGCAGCATCGAAGCAGCGTTTGCGGTAACGCCGGCTCCTGGAACTGTACTTCCCATGCCAAGCCCCGCGGGCAGATGCCCGGCACTTGGACTAATGGCTGACACGGATGCGGCTTCCATCGAACCAGCATTCTGTAGCGCGTCTAAGGCTTTGGCGCCGTTAGGAACCGTTTGCGTTCCTGAGCTGATGGGCAATCCGTTAGCGTCAAGGGAATAGGGCGCCCCCACGCCCTTTGCCAAGTCGTTAACGTAGTTCTTCAACCCCGTACCATGTTCCCCGAGGCCAGCCAGGAGCTCACCGCCCTGACCCTCAAGCAGGTTCTTTAGCTTTTCGACGTTAGCGAGAGCATCGACCGATTTACCTGCGTTGTTTTCAATTGGCACCCCTAGCGCTTTCGCCAATTTGGCGTTTGAAGGGTGAATCTCGCTAATTCCTTCGAGCTCTTCAAACTGTTCTCGCGCACCTTCAAATGCCCCGGGGCCGATGGTTCCCTTATCAACAAGCTCCTGGATCGGTGACGGCAACGCGACCTTCGACAAGTCGGCATTGGCCCCACTGGTCTGGGCTTTGATGCTTGCGAGTGCCCCGGAGGCTAAGTCGGGTGCTTCCATTAGATTGGAGTTGAGTGGAACAGCGGGAATTAGCATCGGCCGGAAAATTCCAGGGAATGAGCTTAAGAATGCCTTTTCGATTGCTTCTTTCTCAAGTGGCGTCGGTGCAAACGCCATCGCTAGTTGCGCAAGCGACGTAAACATCGCGCCCTGTGTATTGGCCGCGCCCAACGCACCAACCGTTGCCGACATGATTTTGGCATTGCCTGCGAATACATCTGCCGACAAGCCAATTTCACGGATTTTCTTTGCAGCGCTGTCGAACATATACCCTTGGTTGTTTTCAACGAAGTCACGCGCCGCCTTGTTGAGGTCCTTTGCGATGTCTCCGACGTCTTGCGCCAGATCCGTCCACGCATCGACGGCTGAAGTAATCATCGATGTTTTGGTTCCCCCGAATTGGCGCGCCAATTCATCTACTGACGACGGCGCACTTGGGAACGGTTGGCTTATTTCAAATGCTTTGTAGCCCGGATCCGGCTGCGATTCCTTTAGTAGGTAGCTGCTTCGGTCGTAGCCAACCTTGTCGGTATTAAAAAGCATCGCAGCATTGAACATCTCCTGAAAACCGATAGCCCGGCCGTCCGACTGGATGCCATTGGCTAACCATTCGAGTTGTTCGGAAAAGCTCTTGAGCGTCTCTGTTGCGGACCCCGTTCCGGAAGAGAGCGCGCCGCCGTGCACCCGGCCGAGCGTATCGATTCCCGAGACCTCGGATATTGTGCTGTCGATGCTAGCTGTATCAGCTAAACTTCCGATATTTTTCACGGAAGTTTTCAGTCTAGAAAGTGTCTTGTAGTGTCCTATGAGTGACTCTAATTCAGTACTGAGTCCCATTGAATTTCCCCCGAATTTGTTGCCAGAGTGGTGAGTGTCTTTGCTGCAACATGGCACTTTTCTTTGAACAATTGGTTAGTATTTGATTTTTCGATCAGTATTTTTATCGATCCCCTTTCCGTATCCAGCATTGCGTTGCACCCATCGAAGTCGTCGTTCCGAAACATTAGGTAATAGATCCCCGGCAACGCGTCGTCAAAGTACAGATCAAAGGTTTTGAACCTTGAGTCAATAGCTTCTCGGCCGGGTGAGGAAGCAGAAACAAATACATAGATTTCAGACGAAGAACCGAGGCTTACCCCACAGCCCCGATGATCCCCAATTGACTGGACGTCCCCAATGTCACCGATACCCGCGCGTTCAAAAACTTCGGCGGGAATTTCGGTGCAGGGGTCGAACTTGGTGAAGTTGGGATCCTCTGGGTTGGGCGTGCCCAGGGGTGGGAAGTAGTGGGCAAGGGGGTACGGGGCGGACGCCGTGCTGTTGGCGTTGGTGGTTGGTTGAGATTTGGGTCGGTTGCTGGAGGGCCGTTGCTGGGCGTCGCCGAGGCTCACGCAGCCGACCAGGGCGAGGCAGGCGGCAGTGAGGGTTGCGGCGGCGGTGGGCCTGATGGTCGTCGATAGGCGCATGGCAGCTCCCCAAGTCGTTCTGTCATGAATAGGCGGGAGCCCGAGACCCCCGAAGTGTTGCCGGTGTCTTTCCCCAAAAGGCACCGTCCCTCACATCATGCATGAGGCTGTGCGCTTTGTCTCCCCAAGTGTGACTGATGTGGTACTTGGTGGCGATTTCTGTTCGAGTGTTTGGTGAGGCGTGTGGGTGCGGGGTTGCGGATGGGTGATGGACAGGAAAGTAGGTAGAATGATACGGATACTGAACTAGACCCGCACGCCCCATCACGGGCAAGACCGTAAGAAAGAGAAGTTTCTAATGGCAGAACAAGGATCACGTGGTCGCGGTTACGGAGACCGGCAGCGTGGTGAACGCCCCGACGGACGCCGTGGCGAACGGCCGGGAGGTTCTGGTCGAAGCGGGTCGTCGCGCGGCGAACGCCGGTACGGAGACCGTGACGAGCGACGCGGGGAGCGTCGAGACGAGCGACGTGGAGACCGCCGTGACAACCGCGGAGGGCACGGAGGCCGTGATGGCCGCGGGCATGCGCAGCGTGGTGGGGCCGGCCGTGAGGACCGCAAGAGCTTTGCGCCGCAGCGCTCCGGATTCCGCGAGGAGCGGTTGAACAAGCGCATGGTCGACCCGGATTTGCCCGACGACATCGATGTGAAGGACCTGGACCCGCTCGTGTTGCAGGACCTGAGGGTGCTGTCCAAGGACAACGCAGACGCCGTCGCCAAGCACATGATTATGTCCGCAACCCTGATGGAAGATGACCCCAAGCTGGCGTTGCGCCACGCGCGGGCGGCGAAGGATCGCGCGGGCCGCGTGGCGGTTGCGCGTGAGGTCAACGGCATCGCGGCGTACCGCGCCGGCGAGTGGAAGGAAGCACTAGCGGAGCTGCGCGCGGCACGGCGAATTTCCGGTGGGCCGGGCCTCATTGCCGTGATGGCGGATTGTGAACGCGGTCTGGGACGTCCGGAAAAAGCGGTTGAGCTCAGCCGAAGTGAAGAAGCGAAGGGCTTGGATCGTGAGACGGCGGTGGAACTCGGTATCGTCGTCGCTGGTGCGCGCCAAGACATGGACCAACCGGAATCGGCAATTATCACCCTGCAGCGTTTGGACCCGAGCAAGGAAGATACCTCGCTGACCGGGCTGCGTTTGGCGTATGCCTATGGCAATGCTTTGGTTGAGGGCGGTCGCACTGAGGAAGGCCTTGAATGGTTTGAGCATGTCACCGAGATCGACATGGATGAGGTGACCGATGCAGCTGAACGCGTAGCCGAGCTCACTGGTGCTGGGGCGCAAGACCGCGCAGCGGAAGGTGAGGAGTAGCCGTGAGTGTGCTGAGTTCGCATGACGCACTAATCTTGGACCTTGATGGCACCGTCTGGAGTGGCGGAACGCCGATCCATACTGCAGTTGACGTGATTAATTCGGCAGGTCTACCGGTCGTGTACGTGACCAATAACTCCACCCGTGGGCCTGAGGTCGTGGCTAAAAAGCTGGAACAGATCGGCATCGAGGACGTTAACCCGGAGCACGTGCTGACGTCCGCACAATCCGTCGTGACGCTGGCGACCGCCCAGATCCACAAGGGCGAGAAGGTGTTGGTGATCGGCTCTGATTCGCTGAAGACCTATGTCCGTGATGCTGGCTATGAGGTGGTCGCTAGCGCCGACGATAACCCAGAAGCAGTAGTCCAAGGTATGGACCGGAAGCTGAATTGGGAGCAGCTGACTGAAGCAGCTCTCGCGATTGGAAACGGTGCCCGTTACTTTGCGACCAACCTGGACACCTCGCTGCCCACGGAGCGCGGATTGGCAGTGGGAAATGGTTCTATGGTGGCTGCGGTGGTGTCCGCGACTGGCGTGGAACCAGAGTCATCCGGCAAGCCAGGGCCAGACATGTTCACCCAGGCAGCAGCTTTGGTGGGGGCGAAGCGACCCTTGGTAGTCGGTGACCGGTTGAACACCGATATTAAGGGTGGCAATTCGGCCGCCATGGATACCTTTCTAGTGCTGACCGGTGTATCCGGAGCGATGGACTTGATCCACGCGGACGTCGACGAGCGCCCCACCTTTATCGGAGCGAACATGACTGATTTAGCCCGGCCCGCGAGTGAGGTTGTGCCCCACGCCCAGGGAGGGTTTACAGCGCGTGTCGATGGCATGGATCTTCTACTGGAAAGCGGAGATGAGGGTGCCGGCCCAGTTGAGGCTTTGCGCACGGTGCTAGAGGTGGTGTGGGCCATGGAGGAGCCGCCGCGTTATATTCACCCGCGTTCCGACGCCGCGGATAAGGCTGCTAAGGCTTGGTGGTAGGCAGCCATGACGGCACCGAAACCGCATGACCCGAGGCAGCTGCAGACGACTCCGGAACAGCTTGAGGAGTCTCTCGCGGGCATCTTGAGGGAGGAGCCTGATGACTTGGCCGGGGAAGTAGAGCAGCTGGAGCGCGCGCATGAGGTGCTGCGGCGCGCGCTGCAAGATAACTAAGCGGAAAGGATGGGCGATGCCCCCGAAGAGGCGGCGCTTGGACGCGGAGCTCGTGCGGCGCAAGATCGCGCGTTCCCGTGAGCAGGCGGTGGAGATGATCAAGGCTGGCCGCGTGCACGTGGGCGGGTTTCCGGCGCTCAAGCCTGCCACGGTAGTCGAGCCCGAGGCGTCGATACGTGTGGAGGAATCCGAGGACGACCGTTGGGCGTCGCGGGGCGCGCACAAGCTCTTGGGGGCGTTGGAGGCCTTTGAACCCGCGGGTTTGAGCCTGGAGGGGAAGAAAGTCTTGGATGCCGGCGCGTCGACCGGTGGTTTCACCGACGTCTGCCTGGATCGCGGGGCTCGCGAAGTGGTGGCTGTGGACGTCGGTTACGGACAGCTCATTTGGCGCCTGCAAAACGACGCCCGCGTGCGGGTGCTCGACCGGACCAACATTCGGCACCTTACGGTGGAGCTGACCGACGGCCCGTGTGACGCCATGGTGGGCGATCTGTCGTTCATTTCGCTGGAGCTCACCTTGCCCGCCATTGTGAAATGTTTGGCGCCGGGCGCGGATCTGCTGCCTATGGTCAAGCCACAGTTCGAGGTGGGGAAAGACCGCCTCGGTAGCGGAGGCGTGGTGCGCCGCCCTGAATTGCGAGCAGAGGTGACGGTGAAGGTCGCGCAGTTTGCCCGCGAACTCGGGCTGAGCTGCCACGGCGTTGTGGCCTCGCCGCTGCCGGGTCCGTCGGGCAACGTAGAGTATTTCTTGTGGCTTCGTAACGGCGAGCGCCAGGGTTCGGCACCGGCCGCCGGATCGGCGGACCTGGAGACAGCCGTGACCGACGCGGAGCTAGAAGCAATGGTGCAACGAGCAGTAGAAAGGGGACCGCAATGACGACCACAGGGCCTTCGGCACAGTCCGTGGCGCGGGAGATTTTGCTGGTTCCGCATACCGGCCGCGCCGATAACGTCGAGGCGGCGGCACGCGCGGCGGAGCTCCTCTACGAGGCCGGGATCGTCGTCCGCGTGGTGGCGGGCGAGGACGAGTCAGCGCTCGATGCGCACGACTCGCTGCGTGCACTGCGCCGAGTGGACCACACTCCATCGGCAGCGCAAGGCTGCGAGTTAGTAGTGGTGCTCGGCGGCGACGGCACCTTCCTCCGCGCGGCGGATCTGGCTCACGCCGTCGATTTGCCGGTCATCGGCATTAACCTCGGCCACGTCGGCTTCCTCGCGGAATCGGAGGCCGAGTCTTTGGACGCGGCCATTGGCCGGGTCATTGACCGCACCTATCGGGTCGAAGATCGCATGACCCTGGATATCAGCGTGTACGACGCCTCGGGCAGCCTCGTGGCCAATTCGTGGGCGCTGAACGAGGCCAGCTTGGAGAACCTGGATCGCCGGGGCGTGCTGGACGCCATCCTGGAAGTGGACGCGCGGCCAGTAACCGCCTTCGGCTGCGACGGGGTACTTGTGTCCACACCTACGGGCTCTACCGCGTACGCGTTTTCCGCCGGAGGGCCCGTCCTGTGGCCGGAGCTGGACGCCATCGTCGTGGTGCCCAACAACGCCCACGCGCTGTTTACCAAGCCGCTTGTGGTCTCACCGTCCTCGACGGTGGCCGTGGAGTCGGCGTCCCAGACCACCCCGGCGGTGGTGGCGCTCGATGGTTTCCGCGAGATCCCGATGCCGCCCGGAGCGCGAGTGGAGGTCCGCCGTGGCAAGCGTCCGGTGCGTTGGGTACGCCTGGACAATAAGCCTTTCACGGATCGCCTGGTGACCAAGCTGCAGCTGCCGGTTCATGGCTGGCGAGGCCCGCGTCCCTCCGAGAACCCAAGGAAGGATTCGAGTGCTAGCTGATCTCACCATCTCTAACCTCGGAGTCATCGGCAACGCTACCGTCGAACTTTCCCCAGGGCTCACCGTGCTCACCGGCGAGACCGGCGCAGGTAAGACCATGGTGGTCACCAGCCTGCATTTGCTCGCTGGCGCGCGTGCCGACGCCTCGCGGGTCCGCGTCGGCGCTGACAAGGCCGTCGTGGAAGGGACGTTTGTCGTCGACGGGTTGGAAGCGTCGGCCCGGGAGGCGGTGCGCGAAGTGGTGGATGAGGCCGGGGGTGAAGCGGACGAAAATGGCGAGTACCTTGCTTCGCGCACAGTTCTGGCCACAGGACGGTCGAAGGCGCATCTCGGGGGCCGGGGAGTTCCCGCGGCCACGCTGGGCGAATTCTCCCGTGAGCTCATCACCATTCACGGGCAAAACGATCAGCTCCGCCTCTTGGGGGCCACCGAGCAGCTCGCCGCCTTGGATCGCTCAGAGGACACCCTACCGGGCCTGCGCGAGGGCTATTCTGAGAAGTTTCGCGCCTGGCGCCGGCTGGCCAAGGACTTGAAACGTCGCGTGGAATCGCGGCGTGAAATGGCCCAAGAGGTGGATCGCCTGCAGTTTGCGGTTGATGAAATTGCCGCGGCGCAGCTGCAGCCGGGCGAAGATCAGGAGCTGGTCACTCTCATCCGGAGGCTCCAGGACGTCGACACGTTGCGCGAGGACGCCACGACGGCGTTGGGCGCCATCGACGGCGCGGATGCCGTGGGTGGGGTTGCGGAGGAGCGGGCGGCGGCCGAACTGCTGGGCCAGGCTCTGGCGGCGCTCAACAATTCTGAGGACCCCCAACTGACATCATTGGCTGAACAGCTTTCTGGAATTACTTCGCAGCTCAGCGACATCTCCGCGGAATTGGGCAGCTATCTCTCCGGCTTGCCCTCGGACCCAGACTTGCTGGAAACCTCGCTTCAGCGGCAACAGGAAATCAAGCTGTTGACCCGCAAATACGCCCCTGACGTCGACGGGGTGCTGGCCTGGGCTGAGGAGGCCGAGGCCAAGCTGGCCAGCATGGATACCTCGACCGAGACGCTGGAAAAGCTGAAGGCAGAGGTGGACGCTGCGGAAAAGGAGATGATTGCCGCAGCGAAGAGGTTGACCACGGCTCGCACGAAGGCCGCGCGTGCACTGGAAAAGGCTGTGACAGGGGAGCTGCACGGCCTGGCGATGCCGAAGGCTCGGCTCGTGGTGTCGATACAACCGACGAAGTATTCCGTGACCGGCGCCGACGAAGTCGAGTTCCAGCTCGCTCCCAACGATTCGATGGAGCCTAAGCCATTATCCAAGGCAGCCTCCGGCGGTGAGCTGTCCCGCGTCATGCTGGCGCTTGAGGTGATCATGAGCGCCGGCTCCCAGGGAACGACCATGGTCTTCGACGAAGTGGACGCCGGTGTGGG
Proteins encoded in this region:
- a CDS encoding DUF3558 family protein; this encodes MRLSTTIRPTAAATLTAACLALVGCVSLGDAQQRPSSNRPKSQPTTNANSTASAPYPLAHYFPPLGTPNPEDPNFTKFDPCTEIPAEVFERAGIGDIGDVQSIGDHRGCGVSLGSSSEIYVFVSASSPGREAIDSRFKTFDLYFDDALPGIYYLMFRNDDFDGCNAMLDTERGSIKILIEKSNTNQLFKEKCHVAAKTLTTLATNSGEIQWDSVLN
- a CDS encoding HAD-IIA family hydrolase, which produces MSVLSSHDALILDLDGTVWSGGTPIHTAVDVINSAGLPVVYVTNNSTRGPEVVAKKLEQIGIEDVNPEHVLTSAQSVVTLATAQIHKGEKVLVIGSDSLKTYVRDAGYEVVASADDNPEAVVQGMDRKLNWEQLTEAALAIGNGARYFATNLDTSLPTERGLAVGNGSMVAAVVSATGVEPESSGKPGPDMFTQAAALVGAKRPLVVGDRLNTDIKGGNSAAMDTFLVLTGVSGAMDLIHADVDERPTFIGANMTDLARPASEVVPHAQGGFTARVDGMDLLLESGDEGAGPVEALRTVLEVVWAMEEPPRYIHPRSDAADKAAKAWW
- a CDS encoding TlyA family RNA methyltransferase; amino-acid sequence: MPPKRRRLDAELVRRKIARSREQAVEMIKAGRVHVGGFPALKPATVVEPEASIRVEESEDDRWASRGAHKLLGALEAFEPAGLSLEGKKVLDAGASTGGFTDVCLDRGAREVVAVDVGYGQLIWRLQNDARVRVLDRTNIRHLTVELTDGPCDAMVGDLSFISLELTLPAIVKCLAPGADLLPMVKPQFEVGKDRLGSGGVVRRPELRAEVTVKVAQFARELGLSCHGVVASPLPGPSGNVEYFLWLRNGERQGSAPAAGSADLETAVTDAELEAMVQRAVERGPQ
- a CDS encoding NAD kinase yields the protein MTTTGPSAQSVAREILLVPHTGRADNVEAAARAAELLYEAGIVVRVVAGEDESALDAHDSLRALRRVDHTPSAAQGCELVVVLGGDGTFLRAADLAHAVDLPVIGINLGHVGFLAESEAESLDAAIGRVIDRTYRVEDRMTLDISVYDASGSLVANSWALNEASLENLDRRGVLDAILEVDARPVTAFGCDGVLVSTPTGSTAYAFSAGGPVLWPELDAIVVVPNNAHALFTKPLVVSPSSTVAVESASQTTPAVVALDGFREIPMPPGARVEVRRGKRPVRWVRLDNKPFTDRLVTKLQLPVHGWRGPRPSENPRKDSSAS
- the recN gene encoding DNA repair protein RecN; this translates as MLADLTISNLGVIGNATVELSPGLTVLTGETGAGKTMVVTSLHLLAGARADASRVRVGADKAVVEGTFVVDGLEASAREAVREVVDEAGGEADENGEYLASRTVLATGRSKAHLGGRGVPAATLGEFSRELITIHGQNDQLRLLGATEQLAALDRSEDTLPGLREGYSEKFRAWRRLAKDLKRRVESRREMAQEVDRLQFAVDEIAAAQLQPGEDQELVTLIRRLQDVDTLREDATTALGAIDGADAVGGVAEERAAAELLGQALAALNNSEDPQLTSLAEQLSGITSQLSDISAELGSYLSGLPSDPDLLETSLQRQQEIKLLTRKYAPDVDGVLAWAEEAEAKLASMDTSTETLEKLKAEVDAAEKEMIAAAKRLTTARTKAARALEKAVTGELHGLAMPKARLVVSIQPTKYSVTGADEVEFQLAPNDSMEPKPLSKAASGGELSRVMLALEVIMSAGSQGTTMVFDEVDAGVGGRAAVEIGRRLARLAQRNQVLVVTHLPQVAAYANTHLHVAKDVTDTAVTSGVNILSNEERVEELARMLAGLDDTESGRAHAKDLFERAQAEAAGNSSLS